The Novosphingobium kaempferiae genome includes a window with the following:
- a CDS encoding ATPase: MDATEAAPDTTSEATAEPPATESWDDAWVAAETAEEPLPEPAARAWIAPALAGLIVAGWTALFVVAQLPAMRGGIALAEVPALVMQWCVPVLLVGLVWLLVMRNSAREGRRFGDVARVLSAESALLERRLTTVNRELSLAREFIASQSRDLETLGRLAAERLSQNADRLQELVRDNGARVDSISTVSNAALENMEKLRGQLPVIASSAKDVTNNIANAGRTAHGQLEDMIHGFNRLNEFGTASTRQVSLLRDQVNETLDGFNSRSEQLEQALSARFATLDERGDEFRARLDKHEVDALAAIRTRTKALSDEIDDTRRQLDRQEAESLTSLRARLGALRDESDVVSRALREAEQRATEALRASISDLSDEQTATGIAIAEAQQSAIDALAGRLATIAAEACQIDESIGLRAERLAMEAQERQSRQVEQERHAIARIEHMLGELDAAIAERLERHRIQADALAERAGAVTGELGRYEARMETIAAQTSEAEHRLAGSLSALTDRLTAARATLASTDGEVEKLTEDSVRLLELIQASARQTHNALPEALAVSEDRLRRLQDGLGVVLSQLGEAVQGGEDVAAGIGISGRDLDALIAGLSQAQAQISARGADHAALLGRLQGTLAEIDAATQAAADKAGGALIGALAALGTTLDETVASIEDDSAERITRVADTLADESAAAIDKAMRGKVAEISGQLEQAVAHASGVTREATTQLREQIAKVDDLVGNLEGRVTQAREQAEEKVDNDFSRRAAVITESLNSNAIDIATVLSSDIADNAWAAYLRGDRGIFTRRAVSLLDAGEVKAIQQIFERDDAFRANVSRYIHDFEGILRQVLSTRDGNALGVTLLSSDMGKLYVALAQGIERLRN, encoded by the coding sequence ATGGACGCCACCGAAGCCGCGCCGGACACCACTTCGGAAGCAACCGCGGAGCCGCCCGCGACCGAAAGCTGGGACGATGCATGGGTGGCTGCGGAGACCGCCGAAGAGCCCCTGCCCGAGCCGGCCGCACGCGCCTGGATCGCACCTGCGCTTGCAGGCCTGATCGTCGCCGGATGGACCGCGCTGTTCGTCGTGGCGCAGCTTCCCGCGATGCGCGGTGGCATTGCTCTGGCCGAAGTCCCGGCGCTGGTGATGCAATGGTGCGTGCCCGTGCTGCTGGTCGGCCTCGTCTGGCTGCTGGTCATGCGCAACAGCGCCCGCGAAGGCCGTCGCTTCGGCGATGTCGCCCGGGTGCTGTCCGCCGAATCGGCGCTGCTGGAACGGCGCCTGACCACGGTGAACCGCGAACTCAGCCTCGCCCGCGAATTCATCGCCTCGCAGTCACGCGATCTGGAGACGCTGGGCCGCCTCGCCGCCGAACGCCTGTCGCAGAACGCCGACCGGTTGCAGGAACTGGTGCGTGACAACGGCGCCCGCGTCGATTCGATCAGCACCGTCAGCAACGCCGCGCTCGAGAACATGGAGAAGCTGCGCGGCCAGCTTCCGGTCATCGCCAGCTCCGCCAAGGACGTCACCAACAACATCGCCAACGCCGGTCGCACCGCGCACGGACAGTTGGAAGACATGATCCACGGCTTCAACCGCCTCAACGAATTCGGCACCGCCAGCACCCGGCAGGTCAGCCTGCTGCGCGATCAGGTGAACGAGACGCTCGACGGCTTCAACAGCCGCAGCGAGCAGCTGGAACAGGCACTGAGCGCGCGATTCGCTACCCTCGACGAACGTGGGGACGAATTCCGCGCCCGCCTCGACAAGCACGAAGTCGACGCTCTCGCCGCGATCCGCACCCGCACCAAGGCACTCAGTGACGAGATCGACGATACGCGCCGCCAACTCGACCGGCAGGAGGCCGAAAGCCTCACCTCGCTGCGCGCCCGCCTTGGCGCGCTGCGCGACGAAAGCGACGTCGTCTCCCGCGCCCTGCGCGAAGCCGAGCAGCGCGCCACCGAAGCCCTGCGTGCATCCATTTCGGATCTGTCCGACGAACAGACCGCAACCGGCATCGCAATCGCCGAGGCACAGCAGAGCGCCATCGACGCACTTGCGGGCCGCCTCGCCACGATCGCCGCCGAAGCATGCCAGATCGACGAGTCCATCGGCCTGCGCGCCGAGCGTCTCGCGATGGAAGCGCAGGAGCGCCAGTCGCGACAGGTCGAGCAGGAACGCCATGCGATCGCCCGCATCGAGCACATGCTCGGCGAACTCGACGCCGCGATCGCCGAGCGGCTCGAACGCCACCGCATCCAGGCCGACGCGCTGGCCGAACGGGCGGGCGCGGTCACCGGCGAACTCGGTCGCTACGAAGCCCGCATGGAAACGATCGCCGCGCAGACGAGCGAAGCGGAGCACCGTCTAGCGGGGAGCCTCTCGGCACTGACCGATCGCCTTACTGCCGCACGCGCCACGCTCGCATCGACCGATGGCGAGGTGGAGAAGCTGACCGAGGACAGCGTCCGCCTGCTCGAACTGATCCAGGCGAGCGCCCGGCAGACGCACAATGCGCTTCCGGAAGCGCTCGCGGTCTCTGAAGACCGACTCCGTCGCCTTCAGGACGGTCTAGGTGTCGTTCTGTCCCAGCTTGGCGAAGCGGTTCAGGGCGGTGAGGACGTAGCTGCCGGGATCGGCATTTCGGGCCGTGATCTCGACGCGCTGATCGCCGGGCTTTCGCAGGCTCAGGCGCAGATTTCCGCGCGCGGAGCCGACCACGCCGCCCTTCTCGGGCGCCTGCAAGGCACTCTCGCGGAGATCGACGCTGCCACGCAGGCCGCCGCCGACAAGGCCGGCGGCGCGCTCATCGGCGCCCTCGCCGCACTCGGTACCACGCTCGACGAAACGGTCGCCTCGATCGAGGACGACAGCGCCGAACGCATCACCCGCGTCGCGGACACGCTGGCCGATGAAAGCGCAGCCGCCATCGACAAGGCGATGCGCGGAAAAGTGGCTGAAATCTCAGGCCAACTGGAACAGGCGGTCGCCCACGCGTCAGGCGTCACCCGCGAAGCGACGACGCAACTGCGCGAGCAGATCGCCAAGGTCGACGACCTCGTCGGCAACCTTGAGGGCCGCGTCACGCAGGCGCGCGAACAGGCCGAGGAAAAGGTCGACAACGACTTCTCAAGGCGTGCCGCCGTCATCACGGAATCGCTCAATTCCAATGCGATAGACATCGCAACGGTCCTCTCCAGCGACATCGCCGACAATGCCTGGGCCGCCTACCTGCGCGGTGATCGCGGCATCTTCACTCGCCGCGCCGTCAGCCTGCTCGACGCGGGCGAAGTGAAGGCGATCCAGCAGATCTTCGAGCGCGACGACGCATTCCGCGCCAACGTCAGCCGCTACATCCATGATTTCGAAGGGATTCTGCGGCAGGTGCTGTCCACCCGCGACGGCAATGCGCTCGGCGTGACCCTGCTGTCCTCGGACATGGGCAAGCTCTACGTGGCACTTGCGCAGGGTATCGAACGCCTGCGGAACTGA
- a CDS encoding DUF1467 family protein — protein MNWTSMLAIYALFWVMSAFLVLPVGLRTPDQVEGHKVQKGHADSAPVNFRPKLVAKRATVVAVVLFALYYANYANQWITVDDLNFFGKPPVHDLGY, from the coding sequence ATGAACTGGACCTCAATGCTGGCGATCTACGCGCTCTTCTGGGTGATGAGCGCGTTTCTCGTCCTGCCCGTGGGTTTACGTACACCGGATCAGGTGGAGGGCCACAAGGTTCAGAAGGGGCACGCGGACAGCGCGCCGGTCAATTTCCGGCCGAAGCTCGTCGCCAAGCGGGCTACGGTGGTCGCCGTGGTCCTCTTTGCCCTTTATTACGCCAACTATGCCAATCAGTGGATCACGGTCGACGATCTCAATTTCTTCGGCAAGCCACCGGTTCACGACCTGGGTTATTGA
- a CDS encoding rhodanese-related sulfurtransferase, which produces MDQHETLCVAALYRFAPFHDPAALKPALEALCHAQGIRGTLLLAAEGINGTVAGSHDGIDALLAHIRGLPGCADVDVKLSGATEMPFHRMKVRVKREIVTMGQPDIDPLASVGTYVEPQDWNALIADPDTVVIDTRNDYEVAVGTFSGAIDPETHSFRDFPEWFRDNRESLLGGGKTKVAMFCTGGIRCEKSTAFLKQEGIDDVYHLKGGILKYLETVPQEDSLWQGECFVFDQRVTIGHGLVQGSYELCHACRRPVDAQARASELYETGVSCPACHGERTAEQRAGYRERHRQELLAAERGQAHVGADYRAD; this is translated from the coding sequence ATGGACCAGCACGAAACCTTGTGCGTAGCGGCGCTCTACCGCTTCGCTCCGTTCCACGATCCCGCCGCACTCAAGCCTGCGCTGGAGGCCCTGTGCCATGCGCAGGGTATTCGCGGAACGCTGCTGCTGGCGGCGGAGGGCATCAACGGCACGGTAGCTGGCTCCCATGATGGCATCGATGCGCTGCTGGCGCACATCCGCGGACTTCCGGGCTGTGCGGATGTCGATGTGAAGCTTTCGGGCGCCACGGAAATGCCGTTCCATCGCATGAAGGTGCGGGTCAAGCGCGAGATCGTGACGATGGGGCAGCCGGACATCGATCCGCTGGCAAGCGTCGGCACTTATGTCGAGCCCCAGGACTGGAACGCGCTCATTGCCGATCCGGACACGGTCGTGATCGACACCCGGAACGACTACGAGGTGGCGGTCGGTACTTTCTCCGGCGCTATCGATCCCGAAACCCACAGTTTCCGCGACTTCCCGGAGTGGTTCCGCGACAACCGGGAGAGCCTGCTGGGCGGTGGGAAGACCAAGGTGGCGATGTTCTGCACCGGCGGCATCCGCTGCGAGAAGTCGACCGCGTTCCTGAAGCAGGAGGGTATCGACGATGTCTACCACCTCAAGGGCGGTATCCTGAAATACTTGGAAACCGTGCCGCAGGAAGACAGCCTGTGGCAGGGCGAGTGCTTCGTCTTCGACCAGCGTGTCACCATCGGGCACGGGTTGGTGCAGGGCAGCTACGAACTGTGCCATGCCTGCCGCCGTCCGGTCGATGCGCAGGCGCGCGCGTCCGAATTGTACGAAACAGGCGTAAGTTGCCCGGCTTGCCACGGTGAGCGGACGGCCGAGCAGCGTGCGGGTTATCGCGAGCGGCATCGGCAGGAATTGCTTGCTGCCGAGCGTGGGCAGGCGCACGTCGGCGCGGATTACCGGGCGGATTGA
- a CDS encoding Hpt domain-containing protein: protein MAYEAGALEATLAAAAGGDPELMAELRAAYIEGVGRQVDLLERARCDGNWVVAATRLKGLAASFHSARLLVLAQDALDAAPGEPTVVRRLKSYLVEFSGD from the coding sequence ATGGCTTATGAAGCAGGCGCCCTCGAAGCGACACTCGCCGCCGCCGCCGGCGGCGACCCGGAGCTTATGGCCGAACTGCGCGCCGCCTATATCGAAGGCGTAGGGCGTCAGGTCGACCTGCTCGAACGCGCCCGCTGCGACGGCAACTGGGTGGTCGCGGCCACCCGCCTCAAGGGGCTAGCCGCCAGCTTCCACTCCGCCCGCCTGCTGGTTCTGGCGCAGGACGCGCTCGACGCCGCGCCGGGCGAGCCGACCGTGGTGCGCCGCCTCAAATCCTATCTGGTCGAGTTTTCCGGAGACTGA